One part of the Sorangiineae bacterium MSr11954 genome encodes these proteins:
- a CDS encoding methyltransferase domain-containing protein: MRNILQERPAQDPRGTSRFATHFVDDADLQNRRILDIGCGYGGFLLHAVQRGVESAAGLEPSEQAIATARAHVRDSKVALHIGSAIRLPFEDGEFDTVSAWEVIEHIPKQTEPRMFAEVFRILRPGGAFYLSTPHRSIRSNALDPAWWLIGHRHYSVDALEAFGRRAGFDLMKSDVRGGWWLATQINNMYISKWILRRRTLFADWFDSRVEAEIARGPGFYDLFAKFIKPRAGVDSVV, encoded by the coding sequence GTGCGAAACATTCTCCAAGAACGACCGGCGCAAGATCCCCGTGGGACCTCCCGATTTGCCACGCATTTCGTCGACGATGCGGATCTGCAGAATCGGCGGATTCTCGACATCGGCTGTGGCTACGGAGGGTTCCTCCTGCATGCGGTCCAGCGGGGCGTCGAATCCGCGGCTGGCCTGGAGCCATCCGAGCAGGCCATCGCGACGGCTCGGGCGCACGTTCGTGATTCCAAAGTCGCCCTTCATATCGGGAGCGCAATACGCCTGCCGTTCGAGGACGGAGAGTTCGACACGGTCTCGGCCTGGGAGGTCATCGAGCACATTCCGAAGCAAACCGAGCCCCGAATGTTCGCGGAGGTCTTTCGGATCCTTCGCCCGGGTGGCGCGTTTTATCTTTCGACTCCGCACCGTTCGATTCGAAGCAATGCCCTCGATCCCGCATGGTGGCTCATCGGTCACCGGCACTATTCGGTAGATGCCTTGGAAGCGTTCGGCAGACGAGCAGGGTTCGATCTGATGAAGAGCGACGTTCGCGGAGGGTGGTGGCTGGCGACGCAAATCAATAATATGTATATTTCCAAATGGATATTGCGAAGAAGAACGCTCTTTGCAGATTGGTTCGACTCGCGCGTGGAAGCAGAAATCGCGAGAGGGCCGGGTTTCTACGATTTATTCGCCAAGTTCATCAAACCTCGTGCTGGCGTGGATTCCGTCGTGTAA
- a CDS encoding NAD-dependent epimerase/dehydratase family protein — translation MRIAVTGVAGFVGSHLAERLVSLGHEVVGIDRFTDYYARAIKERNLARLRDEARFSLVEADIATCELAPILEGAEVVFHQAAQPGVRASWGQSFGGYLHDNVLATQRLLEALKSRKDPIRRLVYASSSSVYGNTEERELPTRESSPTKPYSPYGVTKLAGEHLCELYRMNLGVPTTSLRYFTVYGPRQRPDMAFHRFITAARRGEPIPLYGDGEQTRDFTFIADAVDANLAAMEAAEGGVFNIGGGSRVTVNEVLATLGEVVGPLRIDRRERQLGDVHHTWADATRARTLLGYAPKVSLREGLRAEAAWLAEVS, via the coding sequence ATGCGCATCGCAGTCACCGGAGTCGCCGGATTCGTCGGATCGCACTTGGCCGAGCGCCTGGTGTCCCTGGGGCACGAAGTGGTCGGAATCGACCGATTCACGGACTACTACGCGCGCGCCATCAAAGAGCGAAACCTCGCCCGCCTGCGCGATGAAGCGCGGTTCTCGCTGGTGGAGGCGGATATCGCCACCTGTGAGCTGGCGCCCATCCTCGAGGGCGCCGAGGTGGTCTTTCACCAGGCCGCGCAGCCGGGCGTGCGGGCGAGCTGGGGCCAGAGCTTCGGCGGGTACCTCCACGACAACGTGCTGGCCACCCAGCGCCTGCTGGAGGCGCTCAAATCGCGCAAGGACCCCATTCGCCGCCTCGTCTACGCGTCGTCGTCCTCCGTGTACGGCAACACGGAGGAGCGCGAGCTCCCGACCCGCGAGAGCAGCCCCACCAAGCCATACTCGCCCTACGGGGTCACCAAGCTGGCCGGCGAGCACCTCTGCGAGCTCTATCGCATGAACCTCGGTGTACCGACCACATCGCTTCGCTACTTCACGGTATACGGCCCGCGCCAGCGCCCCGACATGGCGTTCCATCGCTTCATCACGGCCGCCCGCCGGGGCGAGCCCATTCCGCTCTACGGCGACGGCGAGCAGACGCGCGACTTCACCTTCATCGCCGACGCCGTCGACGCCAACCTGGCCGCCATGGAGGCCGCCGAGGGCGGTGTGTTCAACATCGGCGGCGGCTCCCGGGTCACCGTCAACGAGGTCCTGGCGACCCTGGGCGAGGTCGTAGGGCCTCTGCGCATCGACCGGCGCGAGCGCCAGCTGGGCGACGTGCACCACACCTGGGCGGACGCGACCCGCGCGCGCACCCTGCTCGGCTATGCGCCCAAGGTATCGCTCCGCGAGGGCCTGCGCGCCGAGGCGGCATGGCTCGCGGAGGTCTCCTAG
- the rfbA gene encoding glucose-1-phosphate thymidylyltransferase RfbA: MSQLKGIVLAGGSGTRLHPLTRAVSKQLLPVYDKPMIYYPLTTLMLAGIREILVITTPEDAHAFHRVLGDGSQWGIQLSYAVQPRPEGLAQAFIIGRDFVGGDRVALVLGDNIFYGHGLVALLQQAAARQDGGTIFAYHVLDPERYGVVELSPGGKALRIEEKPREPKSNYAVTGLYFYDNRVLDIVAGLEPSARGELEITGVNQAYLELDALHVEIMGRGYAWLDTGTVASLQHASQYVEIVQARQGLSIACPEEIAYRLGYIDANAVLRQAETLRNSEYGKYLRQFIEAVRSRPGDGGDELV; encoded by the coding sequence ATGTCGCAGCTAAAAGGCATCGTCCTGGCCGGAGGGTCCGGCACGAGGTTGCATCCGCTGACGCGCGCGGTGAGCAAACAGCTGCTCCCCGTTTACGACAAGCCGATGATTTATTATCCGCTCACGACCCTCATGCTCGCGGGGATTCGGGAGATCCTCGTCATCACCACGCCCGAGGACGCCCATGCCTTTCACCGTGTGCTCGGCGATGGTTCGCAATGGGGTATCCAGCTCTCCTATGCCGTGCAGCCGCGGCCCGAGGGGCTCGCGCAAGCGTTCATCATCGGGCGCGATTTCGTGGGTGGCGATCGGGTCGCGTTGGTGCTCGGCGACAATATTTTCTATGGGCACGGGCTGGTGGCGCTATTGCAACAAGCCGCCGCGCGCCAGGACGGCGGGACGATATTCGCCTATCATGTGCTCGATCCCGAACGCTACGGCGTGGTGGAGTTGTCCCCGGGGGGCAAGGCGCTGCGCATCGAAGAGAAGCCGCGGGAGCCGAAGTCGAATTACGCGGTGACCGGGCTCTATTTCTATGACAATCGGGTGCTCGACATCGTGGCGGGCCTCGAGCCTTCGGCGCGCGGGGAGCTCGAGATTACCGGGGTCAATCAGGCGTATTTGGAGCTCGATGCGCTCCATGTCGAGATCATGGGCCGCGGCTACGCGTGGCTCGATACGGGGACCGTCGCGTCGCTGCAGCACGCCTCGCAGTACGTGGAGATCGTGCAAGCACGGCAAGGCTTGTCCATTGCGTGCCCCGAAGAGATCGCTTATCGCCTCGGCTACATCGATGCGAACGCCGTGCTGCGGCAGGCGGAAACGCTCAGGAACTCCGAGTACGGCAAGTATTTGCGGCAGTTCATCGAGGCCGTGCGCAGCCGACCGGGCGACGGGGGGGACGAACTCGTGTAG
- a CDS encoding sugar nucleotide-binding protein has translation MSVLVFGAGFLGQRLAREVPGAKLARVDITDARAVAAAIEEHRPAAVLNAAGKTGKPNVDWCESHPIETYRSNVTGALTLAEQCAKASVYLLHLASGCIFYGPSPSPGGWREDDAANPSALYSRTKYAADLVLSRLPNVGIARLRMPIDGVPGSRNLITKLAAYRQVVDVENSVTIVDDLVRVVIGLIEKRATGVFHVTNPGTMRHRDLLALYREMVDPTYTTTFIGEDELVAKGLAVRARSNCVLASPRLDAIGLTMRPIDVALRSTMAEYARRVRTT, from the coding sequence ATGAGCGTTCTCGTTTTTGGAGCAGGTTTTCTCGGGCAGCGCCTCGCGCGCGAGGTGCCCGGCGCGAAGCTCGCGCGGGTCGACATCACCGATGCGCGCGCGGTCGCCGCCGCCATCGAGGAGCACCGGCCTGCGGCGGTCTTGAACGCGGCAGGCAAGACGGGGAAGCCCAATGTCGATTGGTGCGAATCGCACCCCATCGAGACGTACCGATCCAATGTCACGGGCGCGCTCACCTTGGCCGAGCAGTGCGCGAAGGCGAGCGTGTACCTCTTGCACCTCGCGTCGGGCTGCATTTTCTATGGTCCCTCGCCCTCCCCCGGCGGCTGGCGCGAGGACGATGCGGCCAACCCCAGCGCGCTCTATTCGCGGACCAAGTATGCCGCCGATCTGGTGCTCTCCCGCTTGCCCAACGTGGGCATCGCGCGGCTTCGTATGCCCATCGACGGCGTGCCGGGATCGCGCAACCTCATCACCAAGCTCGCCGCGTACCGTCAAGTCGTGGACGTAGAAAATTCGGTCACCATCGTGGACGATTTGGTGCGCGTGGTTATCGGCCTCATCGAGAAGCGCGCCACCGGGGTCTTTCACGTGACCAACCCTGGAACGATGCGGCATCGCGATTTGCTCGCGCTCTATCGCGAAATGGTGGATCCCACCTATACCACCACGTTCATCGGCGAAGACGAGCTCGTCGCCAAGGGCCTCGCGGTTCGCGCGCGATCCAACTGCGTCCTCGCCTCGCCGCGGCTCGATGCCATCGGCCTCACCATGCGACCCATCGACGTGGCGCTTCGCTCCACCATGGCGGAATATGCGCGCAGGGTGCGCACCACGTAG
- a CDS encoding UDP-N-acetylglucosamine 2-epimerase yields MSNGLLYFFVGTTAELIKLVPVIAQARARNLPFRIIASGQNDIASSELWALAGVPGPDETLHTGSIHQSAAGLASWLARTAITGLAQLRRTFRRDGASRVAVIVHGDTVSTLLGATLAKALGAQVFHVEAGLRSFNYVQPFPEEICRVLVGRMANVAFCPNQWAADHLTSHRGLRTIVTGENTLLDSLKLALATRPPEETFDFLPENFFLLVLHRQENLFSKALVTHVIDAAERVAQGIRCVFVLHKLTEVALRRFGLLERVRQSDRFVLVPRLSYVTFTQTLARARFVITDGGSNQEESYYLGKPCLLLRKTTERIEGLNENVVLSPDPASAIASFAARHEEHARPVVSLEKSPSEIIVDTLEEWLRHG; encoded by the coding sequence ATGAGCAACGGCCTCCTTTACTTCTTCGTTGGCACGACCGCCGAGCTCATCAAGCTCGTTCCCGTGATCGCGCAGGCGCGCGCACGAAATCTCCCCTTTCGCATCATTGCCTCGGGACAGAACGACATCGCGAGCTCCGAGCTATGGGCCCTCGCTGGCGTGCCAGGTCCGGATGAAACGCTTCATACGGGTTCGATTCATCAATCGGCAGCAGGGCTCGCGTCATGGCTCGCCCGTACGGCCATCACGGGCCTCGCCCAGCTGCGGAGGACATTTCGGCGCGACGGCGCCAGCCGTGTCGCCGTCATCGTCCATGGAGATACGGTTTCGACGCTCCTAGGTGCGACGCTGGCAAAAGCGCTCGGCGCCCAGGTCTTTCACGTGGAAGCAGGACTGCGCTCGTTCAACTACGTACAGCCCTTCCCCGAGGAGATCTGCCGCGTTCTCGTAGGACGGATGGCCAACGTTGCCTTCTGCCCGAATCAGTGGGCGGCGGATCATCTGACTTCGCATCGAGGGCTTCGAACGATCGTCACGGGAGAGAATACACTCCTCGACAGTCTGAAGCTGGCGCTGGCCACGCGACCTCCGGAGGAGACGTTCGATTTCCTTCCCGAGAATTTTTTTCTTCTCGTCCTTCACCGGCAGGAAAACCTCTTCTCGAAGGCGCTGGTCACCCATGTCATCGATGCCGCGGAACGGGTGGCGCAGGGCATCCGCTGCGTATTCGTGCTGCACAAGCTCACCGAGGTCGCGCTCCGTCGATTCGGGTTGCTCGAGCGCGTCCGTCAGTCGGATCGCTTCGTTCTGGTTCCGCGCCTTTCGTACGTTACGTTCACCCAGACGTTGGCGCGTGCTCGCTTCGTGATAACGGACGGTGGTAGCAATCAGGAAGAATCGTACTATCTCGGTAAGCCGTGCCTGCTGCTGCGGAAAACGACGGAGCGCATCGAGGGATTGAACGAGAACGTCGTGCTATCGCCGGACCCGGCCTCGGCCATCGCCAGCTTCGCCGCGCGCCACGAAGAGCATGCGCGACCCGTGGTTTCGCTCGAGAAGAGCCCGAGTGAGATCATCGTCGACACGCTCGAGGAGTGGCTACGACACGGGTGA
- a CDS encoding glycosyltransferase — MIQQKSVDGGLTIVIPTYNMATFLPGLWQSLARSGITEIADEVLFVNDGSTDDTKDALARLAGSADPPTDKVKVLNLPSNVGRFRARLAGARSAKSPRILFLDTRLDLPNDLGSSVARVAREYPAVVGTVDIDVSRNVYCLYWDRSHRFIFRRHYAAAVRPITLRPDNFDQYLKGTTVFLCSKQHFLDVCERLDSQIVLNDDTLLMRSMVDSTPIVISPDVRVGWVPRETTWAFLARLWERGPSFVEYHVFDRRSKFFYVVMLALVALVLLALLLAVRPIVGLEIIFGCVLAVALSTSLFAKSPAEFVKLLPLHVAVVFVFGTGVLRGLAVNSVRAIRGTLPHSKSDEELRK; from the coding sequence ATGATCCAGCAAAAGTCCGTCGACGGCGGCCTCACCATCGTCATCCCCACGTACAACATGGCGACCTTCCTGCCGGGCTTGTGGCAGAGCCTCGCCCGAAGTGGCATCACCGAGATCGCAGACGAAGTCCTCTTCGTCAACGACGGCTCGACCGACGACACGAAAGATGCACTGGCGCGTCTGGCCGGGAGCGCTGATCCTCCAACCGATAAGGTGAAGGTCCTGAATCTGCCGAGCAACGTGGGCAGATTCCGCGCGCGTCTGGCTGGCGCCCGGAGCGCAAAGTCACCGCGCATCCTTTTTCTGGACACACGCCTCGACCTTCCGAATGACCTCGGCTCCTCCGTCGCTCGGGTCGCGCGCGAATACCCCGCAGTCGTCGGGACCGTTGATATCGACGTGAGTCGCAATGTGTATTGTCTCTATTGGGATCGGTCGCACAGGTTCATCTTTCGGCGCCACTACGCCGCCGCGGTGCGTCCCATCACGCTCAGGCCGGACAATTTCGACCAGTACCTCAAAGGAACCACGGTCTTTCTCTGTTCGAAGCAGCATTTTCTCGATGTCTGCGAGCGGCTCGACTCCCAAATCGTGCTCAACGACGATACTCTTCTCATGCGCTCCATGGTGGATTCGACCCCCATCGTCATATCGCCGGACGTGCGCGTAGGCTGGGTTCCGCGCGAGACCACGTGGGCCTTTCTCGCGCGCCTATGGGAGCGCGGCCCGAGCTTCGTCGAGTACCATGTCTTCGACCGGCGCAGCAAATTCTTCTATGTCGTGATGCTGGCCCTCGTTGCACTGGTCCTCCTCGCGCTCCTCCTCGCCGTACGGCCGATTGTGGGGCTCGAGATCATCTTTGGCTGCGTGCTCGCCGTAGCACTATCGACCTCGCTGTTTGCCAAATCGCCTGCGGAATTCGTCAAGCTCCTTCCTCTGCACGTTGCCGTCGTGTTCGTGTTTGGCACCGGTGTTCTCAGAGGACTAGCCGTAAACAGCGTGCGCGCGATTCGGGGCACCCTTCCGCATTCGAAATCCGACGAGGAACTGCGAAAATGA
- a CDS encoding glycosyltransferase encodes MLEKSDRPRLLIFVIAYHAESTLRQVLERVPRAIFDEYACEVLVVDDASTDRTFEIGQDYRHVHPETPMTVLRNERNQGYGGNQKVGYTYAIAEKFDFVAMIHGDGQYAPEELPRLMEPLRDGRADAVFGSRMMVPGAARKGGMPLYKFVGNKILTRAQNALLGTRLSEFHSGYRIYSTRALARIPYRLNSNDFHFDTEIIIQFLNAKLTIEELPIPTYYGDEICRVNGMKYAKDVMVATTKNALHRAGVLYQRRFDTEEQENAHYDLKLGYASSHSWALEAVPPGGNVIDIGAGPGGMAQELLGKSCNVAVVDQFDLSVKPTDIEDASRIKVFVQDLDEAPKFDVRPYEHLLLLDVIEHLKSPEQFLERLRAQFDHEPKHLVLTTPNIAFVVQRLMLLAGQFNYGKTGILDRTHTRLFTFRSIRQLLEDTGFRIKEIRGVPAPFPKALGDNVVSRFALNVNLALIRVSKTLFSYQIFIEAEGTPDMHFVLANTKESSAKREAKRQRTTNGHAVLDGTVNGQNGHAALDGRMNGHAATLGGGGNGSR; translated from the coding sequence ATGCTGGAAAAATCCGATCGACCGCGGCTCCTTATCTTCGTCATTGCCTACCACGCCGAGTCCACCTTGCGGCAGGTGCTCGAACGCGTGCCGCGGGCCATCTTCGACGAGTACGCGTGCGAGGTGCTGGTCGTCGACGATGCCTCGACCGATCGGACCTTCGAGATTGGACAAGATTACCGGCACGTCCACCCCGAGACCCCGATGACCGTTCTTCGGAACGAGCGGAACCAGGGCTACGGCGGCAATCAAAAGGTCGGCTACACGTACGCCATCGCGGAGAAGTTCGACTTCGTGGCGATGATTCATGGCGATGGACAGTACGCGCCCGAAGAGTTGCCGAGGCTGATGGAGCCCCTGCGCGACGGGCGGGCGGACGCCGTCTTCGGCAGCCGCATGATGGTGCCCGGCGCCGCGCGAAAGGGCGGGATGCCGCTGTACAAATTCGTGGGGAACAAGATCCTCACGCGCGCGCAGAACGCGCTCCTCGGCACCCGATTGAGCGAGTTCCACAGCGGCTACCGCATTTATTCCACGCGGGCGCTGGCGCGGATACCGTATCGGCTCAACTCCAACGATTTCCACTTCGACACGGAAATCATCATTCAGTTTCTCAATGCCAAATTGACCATCGAGGAGCTGCCGATCCCCACGTACTACGGCGACGAGATCTGTCGCGTGAACGGGATGAAGTACGCGAAGGACGTGATGGTCGCCACCACCAAGAACGCGCTCCACCGCGCGGGGGTGCTCTACCAGCGGCGCTTCGACACCGAGGAGCAGGAGAACGCGCACTACGATCTCAAGCTCGGATATGCGAGCAGCCATAGCTGGGCGCTGGAGGCGGTGCCGCCCGGGGGCAATGTGATCGACATCGGCGCGGGGCCCGGCGGGATGGCGCAGGAGCTGCTCGGCAAGAGCTGCAACGTGGCGGTGGTCGATCAGTTCGATCTCAGCGTGAAGCCCACCGACATCGAGGACGCGTCGCGCATCAAGGTGTTCGTGCAGGACTTGGACGAGGCGCCCAAGTTCGATGTGCGGCCCTACGAGCATTTGCTCCTCTTGGACGTGATCGAGCACCTCAAGAGCCCCGAGCAGTTCCTCGAGCGCCTGCGCGCGCAGTTCGATCACGAGCCCAAGCACCTGGTGCTCACCACGCCGAACATCGCGTTCGTGGTGCAGCGCTTGATGCTCTTGGCTGGGCAATTCAACTACGGAAAGACGGGGATCCTCGACCGAACGCACACGCGGCTCTTCACCTTCCGCTCCATCCGGCAGCTGCTGGAGGACACGGGCTTCCGCATCAAGGAGATCCGCGGGGTGCCCGCGCCCTTCCCCAAGGCGCTCGGCGACAACGTGGTTTCGCGCTTTGCGCTGAACGTGAACCTCGCGCTCATTCGCGTGAGCAAGACCCTCTTCTCGTACCAGATCTTCATCGAGGCCGAGGGGACGCCCGATATGCACTTCGTGCTCGCCAACACCAAGGAGAGCAGCGCCAAACGCGAGGCCAAGCGCCAGCGCACGACCAACGGGCACGCCGTGCTCGATGGCACGGTGAACGGGCAGAACGGGCACGCGGCGCTCGATGGCCGCATGAACGGGCACGCCGCCACCTTGGGTGGTGGCGGCAACGGCTCGCGGTAG
- a CDS encoding glycosyltransferase family 2 protein, whose translation MSVLSTDRAPTPLISVVVPVYNEGNNLEALHARLESVAASMENAAWEYLFVNDGSTDHSLLTLQSLARKHQNVKVIDMSRNFGKELALTAGVAYSKGHAIVCIDADLQHPPEVITQLVAAWRKGAEVVVAVRRSTEQKAILRRLSSRVFNSISTRLSETKSVAGGTDFRLLDRRVRDALLLLGERRRLFRGLVDWLGFERAYIEFDAAERWQGRPTYSFSKLWDLAIDGILAHSSLPLRILLYLGVLITFASGISLVWMQVSYDLVSPRFLYTPLARAVVFNTLLNGIVLTALGILGLYVSRIHTEVLGRPLYTVRATLNLEQQPPTPPALKHPLDGFPR comes from the coding sequence ATGAGCGTTCTGTCGACGGACCGGGCGCCAACCCCACTCATCAGCGTTGTCGTACCGGTCTACAATGAAGGGAATAACCTGGAAGCCCTCCATGCTCGCCTGGAATCGGTGGCTGCTAGCATGGAAAATGCAGCATGGGAGTACCTTTTCGTTAACGACGGCAGCACGGACCACTCGCTTCTCACCCTTCAGAGCCTGGCGAGGAAGCATCAGAATGTGAAGGTCATCGACATGTCGCGCAACTTTGGGAAGGAGCTCGCCCTCACGGCTGGCGTGGCCTACTCCAAAGGGCACGCCATCGTGTGCATCGATGCCGACCTTCAGCACCCTCCGGAGGTCATCACCCAGCTCGTGGCTGCTTGGCGAAAAGGCGCCGAAGTCGTCGTCGCCGTGCGTCGTTCGACAGAACAAAAGGCGATTTTACGCCGCCTGAGTTCACGCGTTTTCAATTCTATCTCGACCCGCCTCTCCGAAACCAAGTCGGTCGCGGGCGGAACCGATTTCCGCCTTCTCGATAGGCGCGTACGCGACGCGTTGCTTCTCTTGGGGGAACGTCGTCGCCTCTTTCGTGGCCTCGTGGACTGGCTTGGTTTCGAGCGTGCATACATCGAATTCGATGCCGCAGAACGATGGCAGGGACGACCGACGTACTCGTTCTCCAAATTATGGGACCTCGCCATCGACGGCATCCTCGCTCACTCGTCACTTCCGTTGCGGATATTGCTGTATCTGGGCGTGCTCATCACCTTCGCGAGTGGGATTTCACTGGTCTGGATGCAAGTGTCCTATGATCTCGTCTCGCCGAGATTCCTCTACACACCGCTGGCCCGCGCCGTCGTCTTCAACACGCTCCTCAACGGCATAGTGCTGACGGCATTGGGCATTCTGGGACTGTACGTTTCGAGAATCCACACGGAAGTCCTGGGTCGCCCGCTCTACACCGTGCGAGCCACGCTAAACCTGGAGCAGCAGCCTCCGACTCCCCCCGCACTCAAACATCCGTTGGATGGCTTTCCAAGATGA
- the rfbB gene encoding dTDP-glucose 4,6-dehydratase, translating to MQVILVTGGAGFIGSNFVHYAHDRGKRIVVFDKLTYAGNADNVASLEGDPNYAFVKGDIADRALLAKVLVEHRVDAIVHFAAESHVDRSIDGPGAFVHTNVVGTFELLEAVRAHLGGLSDAERKRFRFVHVSTDEVFGSLGATGAFHEETRYAPNSPYAASKAASDHLVRAYRETYGVPAITTNCSNNYGPYQFPEKLIPLVTLNALDGKPLPVYGDGSNVRDWLFVEDHCAAILRVLEEGRLGETYCIGGRSEKKNIDVVRTICSALDEMAPRATPYADLITFVRDRPGHDRRYAIDCGKLERELGWAPAHTFERGLRKTVTWYLEHRAWCERVSSGAYKRERLGLGDAGEA from the coding sequence ATGCAGGTCATTCTCGTCACCGGCGGCGCGGGGTTCATCGGGTCGAATTTTGTGCATTATGCACACGATCGCGGGAAGCGCATCGTCGTGTTCGACAAGCTCACGTATGCCGGCAATGCGGACAACGTGGCGTCGCTCGAGGGCGATCCGAATTATGCCTTCGTAAAAGGAGATATCGCCGACCGCGCGCTGCTGGCAAAGGTGCTGGTGGAGCACCGCGTGGATGCCATCGTGCACTTCGCGGCCGAGTCGCACGTCGATCGATCCATCGATGGTCCGGGGGCGTTCGTGCACACCAACGTGGTCGGCACCTTCGAGCTGCTCGAGGCCGTGCGGGCCCACCTGGGCGGGCTCTCGGACGCGGAGCGAAAGCGCTTTCGGTTCGTTCATGTCTCCACCGACGAGGTGTTCGGCTCGCTCGGGGCCACGGGCGCCTTTCACGAGGAGACGCGCTACGCGCCCAATTCGCCCTATGCTGCGTCCAAGGCGGCGTCGGATCATTTGGTGCGCGCGTACCGCGAGACGTATGGGGTGCCGGCCATCACCACCAACTGCTCGAACAACTATGGGCCGTATCAGTTTCCGGAGAAGCTCATCCCGCTGGTGACCTTGAACGCGCTCGACGGCAAGCCCCTGCCCGTGTACGGCGACGGCTCGAACGTGCGCGATTGGCTCTTCGTCGAGGATCACTGCGCCGCCATCCTGCGCGTGCTCGAGGAGGGGCGCCTGGGGGAGACGTATTGCATCGGCGGGCGCAGCGAGAAGAAGAACATCGACGTGGTGCGGACCATTTGCAGCGCGCTCGACGAGATGGCGCCGCGGGCGACGCCGTATGCGGATTTGATTACGTTCGTGCGCGATCGGCCGGGGCACGATCGGCGCTATGCGATCGATTGCGGGAAGCTCGAACGCGAGCTGGGGTGGGCGCCCGCGCATACGTTCGAGAGGGGGCTTCGCAAGACGGTGACGTGGTATCTCGAGCACCGCGCGTGGTGTGAGCGCGTGAGCTCGGGTGCGTACAAGCGCGAGCGGCTCGGGCTCGGCGATGCGGGCGAAGCATGA
- a CDS encoding M4 family metallopeptidase has translation MGNMDRSGRTIHCFLPPHILRNIAKNGTDQERDAALQTLALDTTARTSRVVQAFARVAVRQPLFDVGIPKVQRTIYDAGGRTELPGRVARGEGQESAGDVAVDEAYDGLAATFDFYAKVLNRNSIDDNGLPLRATVHYGRNYDNAFWNGEQMVFGDGDGTLFNRFTIALDVIAHELTHAVTGSEVGLVYLGQSGALNESVSDVFGSLVKQYAAKQSVTAADWLIGQGLFTNSANALRSMKRPGTAYSDPVLGSDPQPDHMTKYVETHEDHGGVHINSGIPNRAFYETATALGGFAWEKAGRIWYGTIRDKTLRSNASFASFARHSATVAQRLYGAESVERKAVVEGWGKVGIEIA, from the coding sequence ATGGGAAACATGGACCGCAGTGGCCGGACCATTCACTGCTTTCTTCCCCCGCATATTCTTCGCAACATCGCCAAGAACGGCACCGATCAGGAGCGCGACGCGGCGCTTCAGACGCTCGCGTTGGACACCACGGCGCGGACCAGCCGCGTGGTGCAAGCCTTCGCGCGGGTGGCGGTGCGCCAGCCGCTGTTCGACGTGGGCATCCCCAAGGTCCAGCGGACCATCTACGACGCCGGTGGAAGGACCGAGCTGCCGGGGAGGGTCGCGCGGGGTGAGGGCCAGGAGAGCGCGGGGGACGTGGCCGTCGACGAGGCCTACGATGGGCTCGCGGCCACGTTCGACTTCTACGCCAAGGTCCTGAACCGCAACTCCATCGATGACAATGGCCTGCCGCTGCGCGCCACCGTCCACTACGGCCGCAACTACGACAACGCGTTCTGGAACGGCGAGCAAATGGTGTTTGGCGACGGCGATGGAACGCTCTTCAACCGCTTCACCATCGCGCTCGACGTCATCGCCCACGAGCTGACGCACGCGGTGACCGGGAGCGAGGTCGGTCTCGTCTACCTGGGGCAGTCGGGCGCGCTGAACGAGTCGGTCTCGGACGTTTTTGGCTCCTTGGTCAAGCAGTACGCGGCGAAGCAGTCGGTCACGGCGGCGGATTGGCTCATCGGGCAGGGGCTCTTTACGAACTCGGCCAACGCGCTTCGCTCGATGAAGCGTCCGGGCACCGCGTACTCCGATCCCGTGCTCGGCTCCGATCCGCAGCCGGATCACATGACCAAGTACGTGGAGACCCACGAGGACCACGGCGGGGTGCACATCAACTCGGGGATCCCCAACCGCGCCTTCTACGAGACGGCCACGGCCCTCGGAGGCTTCGCGTGGGAGAAGGCGGGGCGCATCTGGTACGGGACCATCCGGGACAAGACGCTTCGCTCGAACGCGTCGTTCGCGAGCTTTGCGCGTCACTCGGCCACCGTCGCCCAGCGCCTCTACGGCGCCGAGAGCGTCGAGCGAAAGGCCGTGGTCGAGGGTTGGGGTAAAGTCGGCATCGAGATCGCCTGA